CGACGCCGATCCCACCCGCCACGACCTCGCCTGGGGCCTTGGGCTGGACGAGGAGGTGCTCGATCCGGTCAAGCGCGTGACGGAATTGCGCAATTTCCTGGAGATGCGGGTCAAGCCGCAGGCGAGCGTCCGCGGGCGGGCGTGACCTACGCCGCTTCGGCGGTCCTGTTCGCCGGCGTGAACACCTTGCCGCCGAGTGCCCGCGCCGTGTCGAGATGCTCCGACATGTCCGGTACCGGCACCAGGAACTCCGAGGTCACGACCGGCGCGCCGCAATAGCCGAAGATGCCATGATCGATCTGCGTCTTCATCGCCCCGTAATAGCCGTGGCGGGCGAAGGTGCGCATGTCGGCGCCGGCGAGCGCGACGAGATGGACCGGCAGATGCTGGAGCTTCTTGACCGTCTTCATGTCTTCTAGCTCTTCATAGGCCCAGCCATTGGCGAAGACCCGGTCGATCCAGCCCTTCATCAGTGCCGGCATCGACCACCAGTAGATCGGATAGACCAGCACCAGCGCATCGGCCCGGTCGACGCGCCCCTGCTCGAACGCGATGTCGGCAGGCTGTGCGATCTCGCGACGGTGCACCGCGAGGTCGTTCAGCGAGAAGCGCGGGTCGAAGCCCTCCTTGACGAGATCGGCGATCTCGACGCTGTGGCCGGCGCCGGAGACGCCGTCGGCCAGCGCCTGCGCGACGGCATGGCTGAGCGAAACAGGATCGGGATGGGCGACGACGACGAGGGCATGCATGGAATGTCTCCTGGGTTGATTGCGATCGGCTCGCGATCGTTATATACTTTTAGTAAGTTACTTTTGGTACATAATAGATGTCAAGCCTCGATACCGAACGACCGCGCCGCCAGCGCCTGACGCGCGAGGACCGCCAACGCCAGCTGATCGAAACCGCCTGGCGGATCGTCGGCGAGGAAGGCACCGACGCCTTGACGCTCGGCCATCTCGCCGAGCGGGCCGGCGTTGCCAAGCCGGTGGCCTACAGCCACTTCGCCACCCGCAACGGGCTGTTGATCGCGCTCTATCGCGACTTCGACATCAGGGAATATGCGATCATGGAGGCGGCGCTCGACGGCAGCGAAGCGACCCTCGCCGGCAAGGCCGGAGCGATCGCCTCCTCCTATGTCGATTGCGTGTTGACCCAGGGGCGCGAGATCCCTGGCGTCGTCGCGGCCCTGGCTGGCTCGCCCGAGCTCGCCGCTGTCAAACGCGACTGCGATCTGATCTTCCTGGAACGTTGCCGAGCCCTGCTCGCCCCCTTCGCGAACGGCCGGACGATCCCGACCGCCGGCTTGCGCGCCATGCTCGGCGCCGCCGAAGGGCTGTCACATGCCGCTGCAACCGACGAGATCGGCGCCGACGAGGCCAAGCGGGAATTGTTCGAGACGATCACCGCCATGGTTGCGCGCAGCGCGAGAACATAACCCACGCTTCGGGCTTCCGCCCACGCCGCTAGCCCTGTAAGTGCGCGGCAACTCCAGTTTCTCAGCGTCCCGGACATCATGATTCGCCTCGAAAGCATCGGCAAGCAGAACGGCCAGCAGATCATCTTCATCGAGGCCTCGGCGGCGCTGCAGAAGGGCGAGAAGGTCGGCCTCGTCGGCCCCAACGGCGCCGGCAAGACCACTCTGTTCCGGCTGATCACCGGCGAGGACCTGCCCGACGAGGGCCAGGTCAGCGTCGATCGCGGCACCACCATCGGCTATTTCAGCCAGGATGTCGGCGACATGAAGGGCCGCAGCGCCGTCTCCGAGGTGATGGACGGCGCAGGTCCCGTCAGCGCCATCGCCGCTGAGCTGAAGGAGCTGGAGGCGGCGCTCGGCGATCCCGACCGCGCCAACGAGATGGAAGAACTGATCACCCGCTATGGCGAGGTGCAGGGGCGCTTCGAGGAACTCGACGGCTATGCGCTTGACGGACGCGCCCGCGAAGTGCTCGACGGCCTCGGCTTCAGCCAGGAGATGATGGAGGGCGATGTCGGCGCACTCTCCGGCGGCTGGAAGATGCGCGTGGCGCTCGCCCGCATCCTGCTGATGCGGCCCGACGCGATGCTGCTCGACGAGCCGAGCAACCATCTCGATATCGAAAGCCTGATCTGGCTGGAAAGCTTCCTCAAGGGCTATGACGGCGCCCTCCTGATGACCTCGCACGATCGCGAATTCATGAACCGCATCGTCGGCAAGATCGTCGAGATCGATGGCGGCACGCTGACCAGCTATTCCGGCGACTACGAGTTCTACCAGCAGCAGCGCGCGCTGGCCGAGAAGCAGCAGCAGGCGCAGTTCGAGCGCCAGCAGGCGATGCTCGCCAAGGAGGTCGCCTTCATCGAGCGCTTCAAGGCCCGCGCGTCGCATGCGGCCCAGGTGCAGAGCCGCGTCAAGAAGCTCGACAAGATCGAGCGCGTCGAGCCGCCCAAGCGCCGCCAGACCGTGCAGTTCGAGTTCCAGCCGGCGCCGCGTTCCGGAGAGGATGTCGCAACCCTCAAGAACGTGCATGTCCGCTATGGCAGCAAGACGATCTATGAGGGGCTCGACTTCCAGGTCCGGCGCAAGGAGCGCTGGTGCGTGATGGGGGTGAACGGCGCCGGCAAGTCGACGCTGCTGAAGCTGGTCGCCGGCGCCACGCAGCCGAACGAAGGCACGGTCGTTGTCGGCGGCACCGTCAAGATGGGCTATTTCGCCCAGCATGCCATGGAGCTGCTCGACGGCGACGAAACCATCTTCGAATCGCTCGAAGGCTCGTTCCCGCAGGCCGGGCAAGGCTCGCTGCGCGCGCTCGCCGGCTGCTTCGGCTTCTCCGGCGACGATGTCGAGAAGCGCTGCCGCTTCCTCTCCGGCGGCGAGAAGGCCCGCCTCGTCATGGCCAAGATGCTCTATGATCCGCCGAATTTCCTCGTACTCGACGAGCCTACCAACCATTTGGACATCGCCACCAAGGAGATGCTGATCACGGCGCTCGCGCAATACGAGGGCACGATGCTGTTCGTCAGCCACGATCGCCATTTCCTGGCGGCGCTCTCCAATCGGGTGCTCGAGCTGACGCCGGACGGCGTGCACAATTATGGCGGCGGCTACACCGAATACGTCGCCAGCACCGGCCAGGAGGCGCCCGGCCTGCGGAGTTAAGGGCGGCGAACGCCTCCTGCCCGCAACACGCCGACGATCTGTGTACCTTAGCGACAATTGCCCTGAATTCGACGGCTAAACTACCAGGACGCGAATTGCGCGCGGCGATCTTGTTGGCGCCGGCATGTCGTGCAAGTCTATCTCCTGCTTCTCCGACGACGCGTATGCCTGCCTTTCGCAAGGACAGGTGGCCCGACCGGGCGGCCTCGACTTGGCTACGGATGGAGATGGCAGATGGCCGGCGATCTCGATTTGCTGATCGGAACCTGGACGGTCCGGGTCAAGAGCTGGACGTGGCAGTACGATTTTCGCGCCGGCGGCGTCGTGAGCTGGCGAGACCTCGGCAGCGCGGAAGGCGGCACGGGCAACTGGGCCGCCAGTTCCACGCTGGTCAACATGTGGTGGAAAGGCTCGTCGACCCGCGAGAGCTGGCAAAGACCGTTGTCGAACAGCAACGACCACACCTGGTACGAGTCGTCCTATTATCGCGGCAAATACCGGATCGAGAAGAACGGCGCGATCGCGCCGACGCCTAGCCCGACGCCATCCGCACCGACTGAGGCGGATATTATCGAGACCGCCTGGAATGCGAGCCGCAGTTCGCTGCGCTTTGCACTGACCCGGCTGAGGCTGCTGCAGCGACAGATCGACTTTCTCATCGACTCGCTCGGCGACCAGGCCGCTTTCGACGCGCTGTGGGTGACCTATCGGCGCGATATCGCGGTCATCGCACGCCTGCTCATCGTGCCTGCCAATCCGATGGATGACGCTTTCCGTGATGCGCTGGCGAAGTCTATCTCGATGCTCGACCAGAACCTTGCCTTGCCGAAGGCGCTCAACGCGGCGCATGCCGGCGGCAAATGCGCCGATCCCAGATCGGCCTTCGCCTGGACCACTCCGGGCCGCAAGCCGCCGGACACCGATCTGTGCAATCCCTGGTTCAGTGCCAATGCCGAGCTCAAGCGCGACGTCATCACCCATGAATACTTCCACACGATCGGCTGCGCCGACATCGAGGTGAACACGACAGCCGAAGCGTTCCGTAACGCCAACACCATGGCGCAGCTCGTCGCCTTCCTGCATGACCGGGCCCGGCAACAATATTCCGACGGTCACGGGCAGATGGTCCCGCCGCTGCCAACTCCCTGACGCAGCGAAAACCGCGCTGGCGCCGGCAAGGGCCAGCCATCGTCGCCGGGCGGTGATGGCGCCCCTGCGGCGCTGTCCCGCGTTCCGGCCCAATTCCGCCCTCGCCGCGCCGAAATCCACTGGGCAAATCGCGGCTGCTTGATTTGTCGGGGGACAGAAATGATGAAGACCGGACTGGCCGCAGCCTTGATTTTCGCACCGAGCCTCGCAGGCGCCGCCGAGATCGAACTTGCCTCGAAGATCGACAGCGTCACCGTCTACCCCGACGGTGCGGTCGTGACCCGGCTCGGCAAGGCCTCGCTGCTGGAGGGCGTCTCGCAGATCGTGCTGCGCGGCCTGCCCGCCAGCGTCGATCCCGCGTCGATCCGGGTCGAGGCGCAGGGCGACGGCTCCTTCGCGATCGGCGCGGTCGATGTCCGCCAGGTTCCGGGCGAGGCCCGCCCCGCCCTCGATCAGGCGCTGGAAGGCAAGATCCGAGCGTTGCAAGGCGAGAAGGCGAAGCTCGCCGGCGAGATCAGCGCGATCGAAGCCAAGCGCGCGACCATCGAGAATTTCGGCAAGATCGGCCCCGACAAGCTCGGGCCGGATGGCAAGGCCCTGCCTGTCGCCGACTGGCCGGCGGTGTTCGACGCGATCGGTACGGCGCTGGTCAAGGTCCAGGGCGAATTGCTCACCCTGCGCAACCGCATTTCCGATCTCGATGCCGAGATCGCTGCGCTGGAGAAGGCAAGGCCCTTGGCGCCGCGGGCCGGCCAGCCCAAGCGCGACGTCGCCATCGCCGTCGAGGCGAAGGCGCCCGTCGCCGCCGACATCTCCGTCAGCTATCGCGTCGCCGGGGCGAGCTGGCTGCCGGTCTATGAAGCCAGGCTGACCACGGGCAGCGCCAATGCGGCCGAGATCGCCTTCACCCGCCGCGCCGAATTGCGCCAGCGCACCGGTGAGGACTGGAACGAGGTCGCAGTCGAGCTCTCGACCACGCGCTCGGCCCAGGGCACGCGCGCGCCGGAGCTCAATCCGCTGCGCATCGCCTTCTACGAGCCGCCGGTGGTCTATGAGGAGCGGGCACGTCTGCAAAGACAGGACTCTGAGCGTGCAGCAAGGGCTCCTGCCCTTGCGATTGCGCCGGCGCCCGCCGCGCCCGACCAGGCGCTCGGCGCCGCCGAGCCGAAAAAGGCCGAGATCCAGACCGCCAGCATCAGCGCCGGCGCCTATCAGGCCAGCTTCAAAGTGCCCGGCCGGGTCACCGTCCCGCAGGACGGCTCCAGCAAGGCCGTGGTGCTGACGCAGGGCAAGGTCAAGCCGGAGCTCTCGGCCCGCGCCACGCCGGAGCTCGAGGAGAAGGCCTATCTCGAAGCCAGCTTCAGCCATGAGGACGAGGCGCCGTTGCTCGCCGGCGAGGTCTATCTCCATCGCGACGGCGCCTATATCGGCAAGGGCCGGCTCGGACAGGTCGCGCCCGGCGACAAGGTCGAGCTCGGCTTCGGCGCCGACGATCGCCTCAAGGTGACGCGTGTGCCGGTGCGCCGGCGCGAGAACGATTCCGGCTGGCTCGGCTCGACCCGCACCGACCAGCGCGAGTTCAAGACGGTGGTGAAGAGCCTGCACGCCCAGCCGGTCAAATTGACCGTGACCGAGCGCGTGCCGTTCTCCGAGAACAGCGCGATCACTGTCGAATTGCTGTCACAGAGCACGCCGCCGACCGAGAAGCAGGTCGGCGACAAGCGCGGCGTCTCGGCCTGGAGCTTCGAGCTCGCCCCGGGCGCGCAGAAGGAGATCCGCCTCGCCTACCGGATCAAGTATCCCGGCGACCGCGAGGTCATCTTCGACCAGACACGGCGGTAGGCGAAACGCCCTGCGATCGCGAGCTACTCCGCCGCGATCGCCTGCCAGCCCTGGCCGAGCTCCTGCTCGACCAGGCCGACCCAGTAGCGCACGCCGGCCGGGATGATCTCGTCGTTGAAGTCATAAAGCGGGGTGTGCAGGCCGGCGAAGGAGCCGTCGGCTGCGACGCCGTTGCCGATGCGCATGAACGCGCCGGGGCAGACCAGCATCATCTCGGCGAAATCCTCGCCGCCCGTGCCGCGCAGCATCTGGCCGTTGACATGCTCGGCCCCGACAGCCGCCGAAGCCGCTGCGACCGCGACCTGGACCTGCTCGGCCGCGTTCACCAGCGGGCTGGTGCCGCGATGGTAGTGGGCTTGCGCCTCACAGCCCCAAGCCTGGGCGGTCGCCGACGCCAGCTCGGAAATACGGCGCTCCACCAGATCGCGCACCGCCTGAGAATAGGTCCGCGCCGTGCCGCCGATGACGAGTTCGGACGGGATGACGTTCGAGGCGTTCTCGTCGCCGCCATGGATGAAGCCGACGCTGATCACGGCGGTGTCGAGCGGCGCGACATTGCGGCCGATGATGCCCTGCAGCCCGAGCACGAAATGCGCCTGCGCATAGGTAATGTCGGTCGAGCGATGCGGCTGCGAGCCGCCATGGCCACCGACGCCGCGGAAGGTCACCCGCCAGGAATCTGCCGCGGCGAGGAACGGCCCGACCGCCGTGCCGAAGCTCGACGCAGGCTGACCGGGTGTATTGTGCAGACCGTAGATCGCATCGCAGGGGAAGCGCTCGAACAGCCCGTCGGCGAGCATGGCGTTGGCGCCGCCGCGGCCTTCTTCGGCCGGCTGGAAGATCAGGTTGACCGTGCCGCCGAAATCCCGGTTCTCGGCGAGGTAGCGCGCCGCCGCGAGCAGCATGGTGGTGTGGCCGTCATGGCCGCAGGCATGCATCCGGCCGGGGACTTTCGAGGCATGCGGCAGCCCGGTCAGCTCCTCCAGCGCAAGGCAGTCCATGTCGGCGCGCAGGCCGATGGCGCGCTGTCCCGGCTGGGTGCCGCGGATAACGCCGACGACGCCGGTCTTGCCGACAGTCTCGGTGACCTCGACACCCCATTCACGCAGCCTGTCGGCGACGAGCCTTGCGGTGCGATATTCTTCCAGACCGAGCTCGGGATTCGCGTGGATGTCGCGGCGGATCGCCGTGAACTCGGCGTGATGTTCGCCGAGCCAGTCGTCGAGCTTCGTCATGATTGTCATTCCCCAGCCTGCGGCGTTCTTTTGCAGGCATGGCTCATGCCATTGCCCGTCGCCGCCCCCTCCTTCTCATAAGGCCGATCGCCGCCAACTCATTCTGCGAACACGGCAAAACCGCCATGCTCCCAGAGACTGACGAAGGGCAGGACAGGCTACGCGGAGACTGGGGAAAAGCGTTCAGCCCGCCATCGCGACTTCGGCGCCGCGGCCGAGATCGGCCATCCACTGGCGATAGCGCGGCTGCGCCTCGAGCTGATGGGCATAGTGCCGACGAAGTGCGTCGGTGAGCTTTCCGCCGCGCTTCAGCTGCGCATCGGCGAAACCGACCATCACCGAATTCGGCCAGGCCTGCGGCCGGATCGTGCGCAGGCGAGCGAACAGGGCGTCCTCGCCTTCCTCGGGATTCACCTGCGTCATCAGCGACAGCATCGCCGCGGTCGAGCGCGAAATGCCCATATGGCAATGCACCAGCAGGTGTCCCTCCTGCCGCTGAATCGCCGACTCGCGCAGCTTCGCGCCGAAATCGAGGATCTCGGCGACGTGAGCCTCGGTCGGATGCACGCGGCCGTCCTGCGGCGTGATGATGTCGTGGAAACGCAACGTCGTGCGCTCATGCGCCTCATAGGCCACGAAGGATTGCAGTTCCGGGAGGTCGGGATCGAGCAGTGACAGCACATGGCTGACCTTGCGCGTGCTCTGCGCCGGCAGCTCCTCGATCCCGCAGACGGTGAGCGTCGAAATGGCGATGGGCAGCATCGGCGTCGATCCCTGATCCAGAAGGCGCCGGGTTAATCCTCCCCCGCGACCTCCGCAACCGCGATCGCCGCAAGGCTGCCCTGCCCGTCAGGGCCTGGCCTCGTAGCGCAGCCACTGGATGCCCTCGCCAAGCGTCGTCGCCGCGGCGAGCGTGAGGTTGCTGCGCACGCCGTCGGCGAAGAGCCGCCCGCCTGCGCCGAGCGCGACCGGATAGACCATCAGGTTGTAGGCATCGACGAGCCCGGCGCGCTGCAGGCCATGGACGAGCTTCAGGCTGCCATAGACCAGGATGTCGCCGCCGGGCTTTTGCTTCAGAGCTGCGATGGCGGCGAGCGCATCGCCCGCGAGGATCGCGGTGCCCTGCCACTCGGCGCGCGTCAGCGTCGCCGAGGCGACATGCTTCGGCAAGGCGTTGATCTGCTCGGCGAACGGACTGTTTGTCACATGCGGCCAGACCGCGGCGAAGGCCTCGTAGGTCTTGCGGCCGAGCAGCAGCGAACCGGCGGCGTCGAGCTCGGCCTGCTTCAACCGCTCGCCTTCCGGCCCGCGCGTGAACGGTCCGGTCCAGTCGCCGAGGCCGGAATTCTCCATGCCGACCGGGTCCTCGATGACGCCGTCGAGCGAGATGTACTGGGTGACGACGAGCTTGCGCATGCTGCTTCTCCTGCGATCCGCCGAGCAGCGCTGCGCTGCCCCTTCTGCCCTGTCGTCGAAGCAGGAGCGGCGGAATCGACAGCGCCTTTCAAAAATTCTTTCCCCGGCTTTGCGCGCGTCAGCCTTGACCTTGCCATTCTCTTGGACGAAGAGAGCTTGCAAGGACCTCACCCGAAACCCCGGCCTTGCGCCGGGGTTTTTGTTCGTGCGGGCGCTTGCGCCAACAGCAAAGAGGGAATTTCCTCCATGGCGAACGTGGTCGTGGTCGGCGCTCAGTGGGGCGACGAGGGCAAGGGCAAGATCGTCGACTGGCTGTCGAGCCAGGCCGATGTGGTGGTTCGCTTCCAGGGCGGCCATAAT
This genomic interval from Bosea sp. 29B contains the following:
- a CDS encoding NAD(P)H-dependent oxidoreductase, whose amino-acid sequence is MHALVVVAHPDPVSLSHAVAQALADGVSGAGHSVEIADLVKEGFDPRFSLNDLAVHRREIAQPADIAFEQGRVDRADALVLVYPIYWWSMPALMKGWIDRVFANGWAYEELEDMKTVKKLQHLPVHLVALAGADMRTFARHGYYGAMKTQIDHGIFGYCGAPVVTSEFLVPVPDMSEHLDTARALGGKVFTPANRTAEAA
- a CDS encoding TetR/AcrR family transcriptional regulator, translated to MSSLDTERPRRQRLTREDRQRQLIETAWRIVGEEGTDALTLGHLAERAGVAKPVAYSHFATRNGLLIALYRDFDIREYAIMEAALDGSEATLAGKAGAIASSYVDCVLTQGREIPGVVAALAGSPELAAVKRDCDLIFLERCRALLAPFANGRTIPTAGLRAMLGAAEGLSHAAATDEIGADEAKRELFETITAMVARSART
- a CDS encoding ABC-F family ATP-binding cassette domain-containing protein gives rise to the protein MIRLESIGKQNGQQIIFIEASAALQKGEKVGLVGPNGAGKTTLFRLITGEDLPDEGQVSVDRGTTIGYFSQDVGDMKGRSAVSEVMDGAGPVSAIAAELKELEAALGDPDRANEMEELITRYGEVQGRFEELDGYALDGRAREVLDGLGFSQEMMEGDVGALSGGWKMRVALARILLMRPDAMLLDEPSNHLDIESLIWLESFLKGYDGALLMTSHDREFMNRIVGKIVEIDGGTLTSYSGDYEFYQQQRALAEKQQQAQFERQQAMLAKEVAFIERFKARASHAAQVQSRVKKLDKIERVEPPKRRQTVQFEFQPAPRSGEDVATLKNVHVRYGSKTIYEGLDFQVRRKERWCVMGVNGAGKSTLLKLVAGATQPNEGTVVVGGTVKMGYFAQHAMELLDGDETIFESLEGSFPQAGQGSLRALAGCFGFSGDDVEKRCRFLSGGEKARLVMAKMLYDPPNFLVLDEPTNHLDIATKEMLITALAQYEGTMLFVSHDRHFLAALSNRVLELTPDGVHNYGGGYTEYVASTGQEAPGLRS
- a CDS encoding mucoidy inhibitor MuiA family protein; the protein is MKTGLAAALIFAPSLAGAAEIELASKIDSVTVYPDGAVVTRLGKASLLEGVSQIVLRGLPASVDPASIRVEAQGDGSFAIGAVDVRQVPGEARPALDQALEGKIRALQGEKAKLAGEISAIEAKRATIENFGKIGPDKLGPDGKALPVADWPAVFDAIGTALVKVQGELLTLRNRISDLDAEIAALEKARPLAPRAGQPKRDVAIAVEAKAPVAADISVSYRVAGASWLPVYEARLTTGSANAAEIAFTRRAELRQRTGEDWNEVAVELSTTRSAQGTRAPELNPLRIAFYEPPVVYEERARLQRQDSERAARAPALAIAPAPAAPDQALGAAEPKKAEIQTASISAGAYQASFKVPGRVTVPQDGSSKAVVLTQGKVKPELSARATPELEEKAYLEASFSHEDEAPLLAGEVYLHRDGAYIGKGRLGQVAPGDKVELGFGADDRLKVTRVPVRRRENDSGWLGSTRTDQREFKTVVKSLHAQPVKLTVTERVPFSENSAITVELLSQSTPPTEKQVGDKRGVSAWSFELAPGAQKEIRLAYRIKYPGDREVIFDQTRR
- a CDS encoding M20 aminoacylase family protein yields the protein MTIMTKLDDWLGEHHAEFTAIRRDIHANPELGLEEYRTARLVADRLREWGVEVTETVGKTGVVGVIRGTQPGQRAIGLRADMDCLALEELTGLPHASKVPGRMHACGHDGHTTMLLAAARYLAENRDFGGTVNLIFQPAEEGRGGANAMLADGLFERFPCDAIYGLHNTPGQPASSFGTAVGPFLAAADSWRVTFRGVGGHGGSQPHRSTDITYAQAHFVLGLQGIIGRNVAPLDTAVISVGFIHGGDENASNVIPSELVIGGTARTYSQAVRDLVERRISELASATAQAWGCEAQAHYHRGTSPLVNAAEQVQVAVAAASAAVGAEHVNGQMLRGTGGEDFAEMMLVCPGAFMRIGNGVAADGSFAGLHTPLYDFNDEIIPAGVRYWVGLVEQELGQGWQAIAAE
- a CDS encoding dual specificity protein phosphatase family protein → MLPIAISTLTVCGIEELPAQSTRKVSHVLSLLDPDLPELQSFVAYEAHERTTLRFHDIITPQDGRVHPTEAHVAEILDFGAKLRESAIQRQEGHLLVHCHMGISRSTAAMLSLMTQVNPEEGEDALFARLRTIRPQAWPNSVMVGFADAQLKRGGKLTDALRRHYAHQLEAQPRYRQWMADLGRGAEVAMAG
- a CDS encoding dihydrofolate reductase family protein — encoded protein: MRKLVVTQYISLDGVIEDPVGMENSGLGDWTGPFTRGPEGERLKQAELDAAGSLLLGRKTYEAFAAVWPHVTNSPFAEQINALPKHVASATLTRAEWQGTAILAGDALAAIAALKQKPGGDILVYGSLKLVHGLQRAGLVDAYNLMVYPVALGAGGRLFADGVRSNLTLAAATTLGEGIQWLRYEARP